Proteins co-encoded in one Arthrobacter globiformis genomic window:
- the truB gene encoding tRNA pseudouridine(55) synthase TruB, protein MLSGLVIVDKPQGWTSHDVVGRMRRIAGTRKVGHAGTLDPMATGVLVLGINKATRLLTYIVGTSKTYTATIRLGESTITDDAEGEVVSRASAASLTEDAIRSGVGSLTGEIQQVPSSVSAIKVNGERSYARVRSGEDVQLAARPVTIHRFDIHGIRRAQAAGDDTDVVDVDVTVECSSGTYIRALARDLGNSLGVGGHLTALRRTNVGPYSLDQARTLEQLAEDLEILEMSQAARALMPNRELSADETTEISFGRRIAAGAAAGTPGAATAEKPAAAFAPDGSLVALLADSGSFAKPVLVFAPGTGPGGSTNSGAAAGVPNGSHADGGGQA, encoded by the coding sequence GTGCTTTCTGGACTGGTAATAGTGGACAAGCCGCAGGGATGGACCAGCCACGATGTGGTTGGACGGATGCGGCGGATCGCCGGTACCCGGAAAGTGGGCCACGCGGGAACGCTGGATCCCATGGCCACCGGCGTGCTGGTGCTCGGCATCAATAAGGCAACGCGGCTCCTCACGTACATCGTGGGCACGTCCAAGACCTACACGGCTACCATCCGGCTCGGGGAATCCACCATCACCGATGACGCCGAAGGCGAAGTTGTCAGCCGGGCGAGTGCCGCGTCCCTGACCGAGGACGCCATCCGCTCCGGCGTAGGGTCCCTGACGGGGGAGATCCAGCAGGTGCCCAGCAGCGTGAGCGCCATCAAGGTCAACGGTGAACGCTCCTATGCCCGCGTACGTTCCGGGGAAGATGTCCAGCTGGCTGCCCGCCCGGTCACTATTCACCGCTTCGACATTCACGGAATCCGCCGGGCCCAGGCCGCCGGAGACGACACGGATGTCGTGGACGTCGACGTGACGGTGGAATGCTCCTCGGGCACCTACATCCGTGCCCTCGCCCGGGACCTCGGCAACTCCCTCGGCGTCGGCGGACACCTGACCGCATTGCGGCGGACAAACGTCGGACCCTACTCGCTGGACCAGGCGCGTACCCTCGAACAGCTCGCCGAAGACCTCGAAATCCTGGAAATGTCGCAGGCTGCCAGGGCGCTTATGCCCAACCGGGAACTGAGCGCCGATGAAACCACCGAGATTTCCTTCGGCCGACGCATCGCAGCCGGAGCCGCGGCGGGCACACCGGGCGCCGCCACTGCGGAGAAGCCCGCAGCCGCGTTCGCGCCTGACGGGTCGCTTGTGGCGCTGCTGGCGGACAGCGGAAGCTTCGCCAAGCCCGTGTTGGTTTTCGCCCCGGGAACGGGCCCTGGCGGCTCCACCAATTCCGGCGCCGCCGCCGGCGTTCCGAATGGTTCCCATGCCGACGGCGGCGGGCAGGCCTAA
- a CDS encoding DUF1579 family protein yields MDQPQPGTAHEALEIFVGRWLGTTELAASPWGPARTATAEVTFTRAAGGFAVVQSYRHTEADGTHFEGHGVFTVDPDHDETLWYYVDSMGRPPAAPARGVWHDSTLTVERRSDRGTARHTFRVDEGVLTHTAELRLGEAQDFQPFMTSICHRA; encoded by the coding sequence ATGGACCAGCCGCAGCCGGGAACAGCGCACGAAGCGCTCGAGATCTTCGTCGGCCGCTGGCTGGGAACCACCGAACTCGCTGCCTCGCCCTGGGGTCCGGCACGCACGGCCACCGCGGAGGTGACGTTTACCCGCGCGGCCGGAGGGTTCGCCGTCGTACAGTCCTACCGCCACACCGAAGCCGACGGCACACACTTCGAGGGGCACGGGGTCTTCACGGTGGACCCGGACCACGACGAGACGCTCTGGTACTACGTCGACAGCATGGGCAGGCCCCCGGCGGCCCCGGCCCGTGGTGTTTGGCACGACTCGACCCTCACGGTGGAGCGGCGCAGCGACCGCGGCACCGCCAGGCACACCTTTAGGGTGGACGAAGGGGTGCTGACCCACACGGCCGAACTGCGGCTGGGGGAGGCCCAGGACTTTCAGCCGTTCATGACCTCGATCTGCCACCGCGCCTAG
- the rpsO gene encoding 30S ribosomal protein S15, with protein MALDAAVKQSIIKEYATSEGDTGSPEVQIAVLTQRIKDLTGHMKEHKHDFHTQRGLLAMVGRRKRMLTYLKNTDIARYRSLIERLGLRR; from the coding sequence GTGGCACTTGACGCCGCCGTAAAGCAGTCCATCATCAAGGAATACGCAACGTCCGAGGGCGACACCGGTTCGCCGGAGGTCCAGATTGCGGTTCTGACTCAGCGGATCAAGGATCTGACTGGGCACATGAAGGAGCACAAGCACGACTTCCACACCCAGCGCGGTCTGCTGGCCATGGTTGGTCGCCGCAAGCGCATGCTGACCTACCTGAAGAACACTGACATCGCCCGCTACCGTTCGCTCATCGAGCGTCTCGGCCTGCGCCGCTAG
- a CDS encoding M16 family metallopeptidase produces the protein MTVVPLPLEQNHPGDTLIHGADGGSEVRRSVLPGGVRVLTEAMPGQRSATIGFWVGVGSRDEAPGQHGSTHFLEHLLFKGTKRRTALEIASAFDEVGGESNAATAKESTCYFARVLDTDLPMAIDVIADMITGAVLDPAEMEQERDVILEEIAMDSDDPTDVAHEHFVAAVLGTHPLGRPIGGTPDAIRAVARDSVWDHYRRYYRPDELVITAAGGLEHDVVCRLVVDALHSAGWSLEAGAAPVERRSTERADITGTAGLHVVTRPVEQANIIMGCPTIVATDERRYVMSVLNAVLGGGMSSRLFQEIREKRGLVYSTYSFASSYADAGYFGMYAGCTPTKVRQVLELLGAELDSLAAGGISEDELRKAVGQLCGGIVLALEDTGSRMSRLGRAELVSGEYQDIDETLRLIKAVTAEQVQELASELAAAPRTVTVVGPFDESETFGL, from the coding sequence ATGACTGTCGTACCCCTGCCGCTGGAGCAGAACCACCCCGGCGACACCCTGATCCACGGAGCCGACGGCGGTTCGGAAGTCCGCCGTTCTGTCCTCCCCGGCGGGGTGCGCGTCCTGACTGAGGCCATGCCGGGGCAGCGTTCAGCCACCATCGGGTTCTGGGTAGGCGTGGGCTCCCGCGACGAGGCTCCCGGGCAGCACGGCTCGACGCACTTCCTTGAGCATCTGCTGTTCAAGGGCACCAAGAGGCGCACAGCCCTGGAGATCGCTTCCGCCTTTGACGAGGTGGGTGGCGAATCCAATGCTGCCACCGCGAAGGAGAGCACCTGCTACTTCGCCCGCGTGCTGGATACGGATCTGCCGATGGCCATCGACGTCATCGCCGACATGATCACCGGTGCCGTGCTGGACCCGGCGGAGATGGAGCAGGAGCGGGACGTCATCCTTGAGGAAATCGCCATGGACAGCGATGACCCCACGGACGTCGCGCATGAGCACTTCGTGGCCGCCGTGCTCGGCACCCATCCGCTCGGGCGCCCCATTGGCGGCACCCCGGACGCGATCCGTGCCGTGGCCCGTGACTCCGTCTGGGACCACTACCGCCGCTACTACCGCCCGGACGAGCTTGTGATCACCGCCGCCGGCGGTTTGGAGCACGACGTCGTCTGCCGGCTTGTGGTGGATGCCCTCCACTCAGCCGGGTGGTCACTTGAGGCCGGGGCGGCTCCCGTGGAGCGTCGCTCCACCGAGCGCGCAGACATCACCGGCACCGCGGGGCTGCACGTGGTCACCCGCCCTGTGGAACAGGCCAACATCATCATGGGCTGTCCCACCATCGTCGCCACCGATGAACGCCGCTATGTCATGAGCGTGCTGAACGCTGTGCTCGGCGGCGGGATGTCGTCACGGCTGTTCCAGGAGATCCGCGAGAAGCGCGGGCTCGTGTACTCCACGTACTCCTTCGCCTCGTCCTACGCCGACGCCGGCTACTTCGGCATGTATGCCGGCTGCACGCCCACCAAGGTCCGCCAGGTCCTGGAACTCCTCGGCGCCGAACTCGACAGTCTCGCGGCCGGCGGCATTTCCGAGGACGAGCTCCGCAAGGCGGTGGGGCAGCTCTGCGGCGGGATCGTCCTGGCCCTCGAGGACACAGGCTCCCGCATGTCCCGCCTGGGCCGCGCCGAGCTGGTCTCCGGTGAATACCAGGACATCGACGAGACCCTGCGCCTCATCAAGGCCGTGACGGCGGAACAGGTCCAGGAGTTGGCCAGCGAGCTGGCCGCGGCACCCCGGACCGTGACGGTGGTCGGCCCCTTCGACGAATCGGAAACTTTCGGGCTCTGA
- the kynA gene encoding tryptophan 2,3-dioxygenase: MTVEKNTRKLDKGIVRDFSSRMSYASYLQLPTLLSAQQPVSVPEHHDELLFIIQHQTTELWLKLVLHELRSAAHWLRSDDLGSALKGIARVKHIQKTLTEQWSVLATLTPTEYAEFRGFLGNSSGFQSSQYRAVEFVLGNKNRKMLPVFESDPEAHALLTEVLHAPSIYDEFLAYLHRQGFDVPEEVLNRDVTRAHEFEPGLVPLFKHIYENAAQNWGAYEACEELVDLEDNFQLWRFRHLRTVQRTIGMKTGTGGSSGAAFLQKALELTFFPELFAVRTEIGQ; the protein is encoded by the coding sequence GTGACCGTTGAGAAGAACACCAGGAAACTGGACAAGGGGATTGTGCGCGATTTCAGTTCCCGCATGAGTTACGCGTCCTACCTTCAGCTGCCCACACTGCTCAGCGCCCAGCAGCCCGTGAGCGTCCCGGAACACCATGACGAACTGCTGTTCATCATCCAGCACCAGACCACGGAACTGTGGCTGAAGCTCGTGCTTCACGAGCTCCGCAGCGCAGCCCACTGGCTGCGTTCCGATGACCTCGGGTCGGCCCTGAAGGGCATCGCCCGGGTCAAGCACATCCAGAAGACCCTCACGGAACAGTGGTCCGTCCTGGCCACGCTGACACCTACCGAGTACGCGGAATTCCGCGGGTTCCTGGGCAATTCGTCCGGATTTCAGTCGAGCCAGTACCGTGCCGTGGAGTTCGTGCTGGGCAACAAGAACAGGAAGATGCTTCCCGTCTTCGAGTCCGACCCCGAAGCGCACGCCCTGCTGACCGAAGTCCTGCACGCACCGAGCATCTACGATGAATTCCTCGCCTACCTGCACCGCCAGGGCTTCGATGTTCCCGAGGAGGTGCTGAACAGGGATGTGACCCGGGCACATGAGTTTGAGCCTGGACTGGTGCCTTTGTTCAAGCACATCTACGAGAACGCCGCGCAGAACTGGGGTGCGTACGAGGCGTGCGAGGAGCTGGTTGACCTCGAGGACAACTTCCAGCTGTGGCGGTTCCGGCACCTGCGCACCGTGCAGCGCACCATCGGCATGAAGACAGGCACCGGCGGCTCCAGCGGGGCGGCGTTCCTGCAAAAGGCCCTGGAGCTGACGTTCTTTCCGGAGCTGTTCGCCGTTCGTACGGAGATCGGACAATGA
- a CDS encoding pyridoxal phosphate-dependent aminotransferase — protein sequence MPELSAHIRDVPVNQIREITEAAWRTPGALILSIGEPGFPLPRHVLDAGIACLDRDETNYTPNAGIPQLREAFAARFREQSGVDIGADRVYVVDGAQQGLHFAMSLLLAPGDEILIPNPGYPTFAMTSRLLHAVPVEYPLYPAHDFQPRIADIEALITDRTRVLMLNSPSNPLGAVLREDLTRELVELARRHDLWIISDECYEAFTYDVPHVSPARFDSTAPGEARVFTSLTLSKTYGLTGLRIGALVCPPGLEQRMNNVMEAIVSCVASPSQYAALAALTGPQDYVSQAHTHYRANRDAASAVLAEKGIPFLSAQGAFYLWADVSHVSGGNVRAWVKQFLAEAGVSFAPGTAFGSIGEGWIRIALCGDQSELVEGVARLPQR from the coding sequence ATGCCCGAGCTTTCCGCGCACATACGCGACGTACCCGTCAACCAGATCCGCGAGATCACCGAGGCTGCGTGGCGCACGCCTGGGGCGCTGATCCTGAGCATCGGGGAGCCCGGGTTCCCGCTCCCCCGCCATGTCCTGGATGCCGGAATCGCGTGCCTGGACCGTGATGAGACCAACTACACTCCGAACGCCGGCATCCCGCAGCTCCGGGAAGCTTTTGCCGCCAGGTTCCGGGAACAGTCCGGCGTAGACATCGGGGCGGACCGCGTATATGTGGTCGACGGCGCCCAGCAGGGCCTGCACTTCGCCATGAGCCTGCTGCTCGCACCCGGCGACGAAATCCTGATTCCCAACCCGGGCTATCCCACGTTTGCCATGACCAGCCGGCTGCTGCATGCCGTCCCCGTTGAGTATCCCCTTTACCCCGCGCACGATTTCCAACCCAGGATCGCGGACATTGAGGCGCTCATCACGGACCGGACGCGCGTGCTCATGCTCAACTCGCCGTCGAACCCCCTGGGCGCGGTCCTCCGGGAAGACCTGACCCGGGAACTGGTGGAACTGGCCCGCCGCCACGACCTGTGGATCATCTCGGACGAATGCTACGAGGCCTTCACGTACGACGTCCCGCACGTAAGCCCGGCCCGGTTCGATAGCACCGCCCCCGGCGAGGCACGCGTGTTCACGTCGCTGACGCTGTCCAAGACGTATGGGCTCACGGGCCTGCGCATCGGAGCACTGGTGTGCCCGCCCGGACTGGAACAGCGGATGAACAACGTCATGGAGGCGATCGTCTCCTGCGTAGCGTCACCGTCCCAGTACGCTGCGCTCGCCGCGTTGACCGGTCCGCAGGACTATGTGTCGCAGGCCCACACGCACTACCGTGCCAACCGGGACGCGGCGTCGGCCGTGTTGGCAGAGAAAGGCATTCCCTTCCTGAGCGCGCAGGGGGCGTTTTACTTGTGGGCGGACGTCTCGCACGTGAGCGGCGGAAACGTCCGGGCCTGGGTCAAACAGTTCCTCGCCGAGGCCGGCGTCTCCTTTGCTCCGGGAACCGCCTTTGGCTCCATCGGCGAGGGCTGGATCCGGATAGCGTTATGCGGCGACCAAAGCGAACTGGTCGAGGGCGTGGCCAGGCTCCCCCAGAGGTAG
- a CDS encoding MoaD/ThiS family protein encodes MNVRYFAAARAAAGVDEERFELPAGSTVESLLTAVLDVERPEPPAGTPPLDRILARSSFLLNEVAVRDRTTVLAAGDVVDVLPPFAGG; translated from the coding sequence TTGAACGTACGATACTTCGCTGCCGCGCGCGCCGCGGCAGGCGTGGATGAAGAGCGCTTCGAACTTCCCGCCGGCTCCACGGTGGAGTCGCTCCTCACCGCCGTGCTCGACGTCGAACGCCCTGAGCCTCCGGCCGGGACGCCGCCGCTGGACAGGATCCTGGCCCGCAGCAGCTTCCTGCTGAACGAGGTCGCCGTCCGGGACCGGACCACCGTCCTGGCAGCTGGCGACGTGGTGGACGTCCTGCCGCCCTTCGCCGGCGGCTAG
- a CDS encoding polyribonucleotide nucleotidyltransferase: MEGPEIQFSEAVIDNGRFGKRVIRFETGRLAKQAAGAAMVYIDEDTALLSATTAGKHPREGFDFFPLTVDVEERMYAAGRIPGSFFRREGRPSTEAILACRLMDRPLRPAFVKGLRNEVQIVVTVLAINPDELYDVVAINASSMSTQLSGLPFSGPIGGVRVALVADEQGSQWVAFPKHSQLENSVFNMVVAGRVAGDDVAIMMVEAEATDNSWNLIKEQGATAPTEEVVSEGLEAAKPFIKALCEAQQDLAARAAKPTVEFPVFLDYQDDVYAAVEAAATEKLTAVFQIADKQDRDNAADELKDEVVGSLTEQFEGREKELSAAFRSVTKHVVRQRILKDQIRIDGRGLTDIRQLTAEVEVLPRVHGSAIFERGETQIMGVTTLNMLKMEQQIDSLSPVTRKRYMHNYNFPPYSTGETGRVGSPKRREIGHGALAERALVPVLPSREEFPYAIRQVSEALGSNGSTSMGSVCASTLSMLNAGVPLKAAVAGIAMGLVSDEVDGQTRYAALTDILGAEDAFGDMDFKVAGTSEFVTAIQLDTKLDGIPASVLAAALKQAREARLHILEVINAAIDTPDELSEFAPRVIAVKIPVDKIGEVIGPKGKMINQIQEDTGADISIEDDGTVYIGATNGPSADAARSAINAIANPQVPEIGERYLGTVVKTTTFGAFISLTPGKDGLLHISELRKLASGKRVDNVEDVVSVGQKIQVEITKIDDRGKLSLSPVVAEEEGAGEADRVHASASAEGSDASE, encoded by the coding sequence TTGGAGGGTCCCGAAATCCAGTTCTCAGAAGCAGTCATAGACAATGGCCGCTTTGGCAAGCGTGTAATCCGCTTCGAAACCGGCCGTCTTGCCAAGCAGGCAGCCGGCGCAGCCATGGTGTACATCGACGAGGACACCGCGCTGCTCTCCGCAACCACCGCCGGCAAGCACCCGCGTGAAGGCTTCGACTTCTTCCCGCTGACCGTGGACGTCGAAGAGCGCATGTACGCCGCCGGCCGCATCCCGGGCTCGTTCTTCCGCCGTGAAGGACGCCCGTCCACCGAAGCGATCCTGGCCTGCCGCCTGATGGACCGCCCGCTGCGCCCCGCGTTCGTCAAGGGCCTGCGCAACGAGGTCCAGATCGTCGTCACCGTTCTGGCGATCAACCCGGACGAGCTTTACGACGTCGTGGCCATCAACGCGTCCTCGATGTCCACCCAGCTGTCCGGCCTGCCGTTCTCCGGCCCGATCGGCGGCGTCCGCGTTGCCCTCGTCGCCGACGAGCAGGGTTCGCAGTGGGTTGCCTTCCCGAAGCACTCCCAGCTTGAGAACTCCGTGTTCAACATGGTCGTTGCCGGCCGCGTTGCCGGTGACGACGTCGCCATCATGATGGTCGAGGCCGAAGCCACGGACAATTCCTGGAACCTCATCAAGGAACAGGGCGCCACCGCTCCCACCGAAGAGGTTGTTTCCGAGGGCCTGGAGGCTGCAAAGCCGTTCATCAAGGCCCTCTGCGAAGCCCAGCAGGACCTGGCAGCCCGCGCCGCCAAGCCCACCGTCGAGTTCCCCGTCTTCCTGGACTACCAGGACGACGTGTACGCCGCCGTTGAGGCCGCTGCGACGGAGAAGCTCACCGCTGTCTTCCAGATCGCCGACAAGCAGGACCGCGACAACGCAGCCGACGAGCTGAAGGACGAGGTTGTTGGCTCCCTCACCGAGCAGTTCGAAGGCCGCGAGAAGGAGCTGTCCGCAGCCTTCCGCTCCGTGACCAAGCACGTGGTCCGCCAGCGCATCCTCAAGGACCAGATCCGCATCGACGGCCGCGGCCTGACGGACATCCGCCAGCTCACCGCCGAGGTCGAGGTCCTGCCCCGCGTTCACGGCTCCGCCATCTTCGAACGCGGCGAGACCCAGATCATGGGTGTCACCACGCTGAACATGCTCAAGATGGAACAGCAGATCGACTCGCTGTCGCCGGTAACGCGCAAGCGCTACATGCACAACTACAACTTCCCGCCGTACTCCACCGGTGAGACCGGCCGCGTCGGTTCCCCGAAGCGCCGCGAAATCGGTCACGGTGCCCTGGCCGAGCGCGCACTCGTCCCGGTGCTGCCGTCCCGCGAGGAGTTCCCGTACGCCATCCGCCAGGTGTCCGAAGCCCTCGGTTCCAACGGCTCCACCTCCATGGGCTCGGTCTGCGCCTCGACGCTGTCCATGCTCAACGCCGGTGTTCCGCTGAAGGCGGCCGTCGCCGGCATCGCCATGGGCCTGGTCTCCGACGAGGTGGACGGCCAGACCCGCTACGCCGCGCTGACCGACATCCTCGGCGCCGAAGATGCCTTCGGCGACATGGACTTCAAGGTTGCCGGTACCTCCGAGTTCGTGACCGCCATCCAGTTGGACACCAAGCTCGACGGCATCCCCGCGTCCGTGCTGGCAGCAGCGCTGAAGCAGGCACGCGAGGCCCGCCTCCACATCCTCGAGGTAATCAACGCCGCGATCGATACGCCGGACGAGCTCTCCGAGTTCGCTCCGCGCGTCATCGCTGTCAAGATCCCCGTGGACAAGATCGGCGAGGTCATTGGCCCCAAGGGCAAGATGATCAACCAGATCCAGGAAGACACCGGCGCGGACATCTCCATCGAGGATGACGGCACGGTCTACATTGGCGCCACCAATGGTCCGTCTGCAGACGCAGCACGGTCCGCGATCAACGCCATTGCCAACCCGCAGGTTCCGGAAATCGGCGAGCGCTACCTGGGCACGGTCGTCAAGACCACCACGTTCGGTGCGTTCATCTCCCTGACCCCGGGCAAGGACGGCCTGCTGCACATCTCCGAGCTGCGCAAGCTCGCCAGCGGCAAGCGCGTGGACAACGTCGAGGACGTCGTCTCCGTGGGCCAGAAGATCCAGGTCGAGATCACCAAGATCGACGACCGCGGAAAGCTGTCCCTGTCTCCGGTTGTGGCTGAAGAGGAAGGCGCCGGCGAGGCCGACCGCGTTCACGCTTCGGCTTCGGCAGAAGGCTCGGACGCTTCCGAGTAG
- the kynU gene encoding kynureninase: protein MTTQAAGALLQKATRLDAEDPLARYRNLFVGADTELSYLDGNSLGRPLKRTAGDITTFIQEGWGGRLIRGWDEEWLDMPQAIGDQLGRAVLGAATGQTIIADSTTVVLYKLIRAAMAAVGDPARTEIVVDTDNFPTDRYLVEGIAKEEGLTLRWIEADPASGVHLEQVREALGPATAVVLLSHVAYRSGYLADLPAITAAVHDAGGLVVWDLCHSAGSVELQLDDWNVDFAAGCTYKYLNGGPGSPAFAYVNDRHLPGLAQPIWGWMGRKEAFEMGPGYEPAAGIRAFLSGTPAIFGMIAMRGTLDLIEEAGMTAIREKSRRLTAYALELHDAWLAPAGVRIATPRDPDRRGGHITVDHPAFREVTAALWERDVIPDFRAPEGIRIGLSPLSTGFAELHRGMAAIRDLLPAA, encoded by the coding sequence ATGACCACGCAAGCAGCCGGCGCCCTGCTTCAAAAGGCCACACGCCTCGACGCCGAAGATCCCCTGGCCCGGTACCGGAACCTGTTCGTCGGCGCGGACACCGAGCTGTCCTACCTCGACGGCAACTCCCTGGGACGCCCGCTCAAGCGCACCGCCGGAGACATAACCACCTTCATCCAGGAAGGATGGGGCGGGCGCCTGATCAGGGGCTGGGACGAGGAATGGCTGGACATGCCCCAGGCCATCGGCGACCAGCTGGGGCGTGCGGTGCTGGGCGCCGCCACGGGCCAGACCATCATCGCCGACTCCACCACGGTGGTGCTGTACAAGTTGATCCGGGCCGCCATGGCAGCCGTCGGGGATCCGGCACGGACAGAGATCGTGGTGGACACGGACAACTTTCCCACCGACCGCTACCTCGTCGAGGGCATCGCCAAGGAGGAGGGCCTGACGCTGCGCTGGATCGAGGCGGATCCCGCCTCGGGTGTCCACCTCGAACAGGTGAGGGAGGCCCTGGGGCCGGCCACCGCCGTCGTCCTCCTCAGCCACGTGGCCTACCGCTCGGGGTACCTCGCGGACCTGCCGGCCATCACGGCGGCAGTGCACGACGCCGGTGGCCTGGTGGTCTGGGACCTGTGCCATTCCGCCGGGTCCGTGGAGCTGCAGCTGGACGACTGGAATGTGGACTTTGCCGCGGGCTGCACCTACAAGTACCTGAACGGCGGGCCGGGTTCGCCCGCCTTCGCCTACGTCAATGACCGGCACCTGCCCGGACTCGCGCAGCCCATCTGGGGATGGATGGGCAGGAAGGAAGCGTTCGAGATGGGACCGGGCTACGAACCGGCCGCCGGCATCCGTGCTTTCCTGAGCGGCACGCCGGCCATCTTCGGAATGATCGCCATGCGCGGCACGCTGGACCTGATTGAAGAGGCTGGCATGACCGCCATCCGGGAAAAGTCGCGGCGACTGACTGCCTACGCGCTGGAACTGCACGATGCCTGGCTCGCGCCGGCCGGGGTGAGGATCGCTACACCGCGGGATCCGGACCGCCGCGGCGGCCACATCACCGTTGACCACCCCGCCTTCCGCGAGGTGACGGCGGCGCTGTGGGAGAGGGATGTCATCCCGGACTTCCGCGCGCCGGAGGGCATCAGGATCGGACTTTCGCCGCTGAGCACCGGCTTTGCCGAACTCCACCGCGGGATGGCGGCCATCCGGGACCTGCTTCCCGCGGCCTGA
- a CDS encoding bifunctional riboflavin kinase/FAD synthetase, with protein sequence MVHIWNDPTEVPEDFGPSVVTIGNFDGVHRGHQQVLSQLIRTARLNNARSVAVTFDPHPALVHRPESAPELIMGLEDKLQALGELGLDAILVMKYSLELASLTPEEFVGSVLVDSLHASYVVIGHDTRFGKGNSGDLNTMQELGEKFGFEVLVISEFGSEGFPLHDDGGTDRRCSSTWVREALREGDVGTAAAVLGRAHRMRGEVVHGAARGRDLGFPTANLSSDASGLIPADGIYAGWLVDEAGTRWPAAISVGSNPTFDGVSRQVEAHVIDRPEERIEDFDLYGQTVVVEFVTRLRGMVAYRGPDALVEQMRQDVLQTHDILLKR encoded by the coding sequence ATGGTCCACATCTGGAATGATCCGACCGAGGTCCCCGAAGACTTTGGTCCTTCCGTTGTCACTATCGGCAATTTCGACGGCGTCCACCGCGGCCACCAGCAGGTGCTGTCCCAGCTCATCAGGACCGCGCGGCTGAACAACGCCAGGTCGGTTGCCGTGACGTTTGACCCCCACCCGGCCCTGGTCCACCGGCCGGAAAGCGCGCCCGAACTGATCATGGGCCTGGAGGACAAGCTCCAGGCGCTCGGCGAGCTCGGCCTGGACGCCATTCTGGTCATGAAGTACTCCCTGGAGCTCGCGAGCCTCACCCCGGAAGAGTTCGTCGGCTCGGTGCTGGTGGACAGCCTCCACGCCAGCTACGTGGTGATCGGCCACGACACCCGGTTCGGCAAGGGCAACTCCGGTGACCTGAACACCATGCAGGAGCTGGGGGAGAAGTTCGGCTTCGAGGTGCTGGTGATCAGCGAGTTCGGCTCCGAGGGCTTCCCGCTGCATGACGACGGCGGGACGGACCGCCGCTGTTCCTCCACCTGGGTGCGCGAAGCGCTGCGGGAGGGAGACGTCGGCACCGCCGCCGCGGTCCTGGGCCGCGCACACCGGATGCGGGGCGAGGTGGTCCACGGCGCCGCGCGGGGCCGGGACCTCGGTTTCCCCACCGCCAACCTCTCCAGCGATGCGAGCGGCCTGATCCCTGCGGATGGCATCTACGCGGGCTGGCTCGTGGACGAGGCCGGGACGCGCTGGCCGGCCGCCATCTCCGTTGGCTCCAACCCCACTTTCGACGGCGTGAGCCGCCAGGTGGAGGCGCACGTCATCGACAGGCCCGAAGAGCGCATCGAGGACTTCGATCTGTACGGCCAGACGGTAGTCGTGGAGTTCGTGACCAGGCTCCGTGGCATGGTGGCATACCGTGGGCCTGATGCCCTCGTGGAGCAGATGCGCCAGGACGTCCTGCAGACGCACGACATCCTGCTCAAGCGCTGA